From one Mytilus galloprovincialis chromosome 13, xbMytGall1.hap1.1, whole genome shotgun sequence genomic stretch:
- the LOC143057926 gene encoding uncharacterized protein LOC143057926: MQLRYENHIDVEPPGQWSTVSVPHARQPNGDSCGVLVMKIAENFLSGRSVLFSMTRADLINFRKRLGAFLIFQTGATNINTILMQDSVEDGATSVQDGATSVQDGATSVEDGATSVENGATSVEDGATQSTEQSKESAHKPALKMRKCKRKKIDTEKPESPEQASYTMRSSRKKKRPSSFIFPDITAGKHTYCVCQKKNDGELYWQCCVCLRWYHPMCIGRNEHEEPEFFKCNNCEMEDGRCQKKPKITSIHAVIHCEELDDLEAAIMAHLTAILGCKREMCKELSHQRHHEFESKPFQVLDRERRFHCFGTDIFIDKTIESITTDIKNSLMYTYTDPKHPYTGFPTRKFKPVNDESELGKVFSQNKLIADNYLLYVALKEALIFIVCVKKHCTYAESEKLCTESEVDVANLLKKKPVK, from the exons atgCAGTTGAGATATGAAAATCACATTGATGTAGAACCACCTGGACAATGGAGTACAGTGTCTGTCCCACATGCCAGACAACCCAATGGGGATTCTTGTGGAGTTCTTGTAATGAAA ATAGCAGAAAATTTCTTAAGTGGAAGAAGTGTCCTCTTTAGTATGACACGAGCAGACCTAATTAATTTCAGGAAACGACTCGGTGCATTCCTTATTTTTCAAACAG GAGccacaaatataaatacaatattgatgCAAGACAGTGTAGAGGATGGAGCTACCAGTGTACAGGATGGAGCTACCAGTGTACAGGATGGAGCTACCAGTGTAGAGGATGGAGCTACCAGTGTAGAGAATGGAGCTACCAGTGTAGAGGACGGAGCTACCCAGTCAACTGAACAATCTAAA GAGTCAGCTCATAAGCCTGCATTAAAAATGAGGAAATGTAAAAGgaag AAAATAGATACTGAGAAACCAGAAAGCCCTGAACAAGCCTCATACACCATGAGAAGCAGTAGAAAGAAG aaaCGACCCTCATCCTTTATTTTCCCTGACATCACAGCTGGGAAGCACACATATTGTgtgtgccaaaaaaaaaatgatggtgaACTTTATTGGCAATGTTGTGTCTGTCTGAGATGGTACCACCCAATGTGTATCGGTAGAAATGAGCATGAAGAACCAGAATTCTTCAAGTGCAACAATTGTGAG ATGGAGGATGGAAGatgccaaaaaaaaccaaaaattaCAA GCATACATGCTGTCATACATTGTGAAGAACTGGATGATCTG gAGGCAGCAATCATGGCTCATTTAACTGCTATTTTAGGATGCAAAAGAGAAATGTG CAAAGAATTATCCCATCAAAGACACCACGAGTTTGAGAGCAAACCATTCCAGGTTTTGGATAGGGAAAGACGTTTCCACTGTTTTGGTACCGATATTTTCATTGACAAG accATTGAATCTATTACAACAGACATTAAGAACTCCCTTATGTATACATACACAGATCCAAA ACATCCATATACAGGTTTTCCCACTCGAAAGTTCAAGCCAGTAAATGATGAATCTGAATTAGGAAAAGTATTTTCACAGAATAAATT aatagcTGATAACTATCTCCTCTATGTTGCCTTAAAGGAGGCATTAATCTTCATTGTATGTGTAAAAAAACATTGCACATATGCAGAATCTGAGAAGCTATGTACTGAGTCAGAGGTGGACGTTGCTAACTTACTAAAGAAGAAACCTGTAAAATAG